Below is a window of Pseudodesulfovibrio sp. 5S69 DNA.
GGTTCCAGGACCCAGTCGGTGATGGGCTTGTACGGGTCCTCGGGGCGTCCGATGCCCAGCCGCAGCCGGTTGTAATCCGGGGTGCCGAGCCGCTCCTGGATGGACTTGAGCCCGTTGTGGCCGTTGTCCCCGCCGCCGCGCTTGAACTTCATCCTGCCCACGGGCAGGTCCAATTCGTCGTGGACCACCACCAGGTCTACAGGCTCGATGCCGTGGCGGCCGCAGACGCGGGCCACGGCCTTGCCGGACAGGTTCATGTATGTCAGGGGCTTGACCAGGAGCCGATAGGCCCCGGCGAACTTGCACCGCCACAGGTCGTAGTCGCCGGATTCCTCGATCTTTTCAAGCCGCATGGACTTGCGGTCATTCGCCAGGTGCAGGAGATGGTCCACCAGCATGAACCCGACATTGTGCCGGGTGTCCTCGTATTCGGGACCGGGGTTGCCCAGCCCCACTATGGCGCCTTTGAAATCCATGAGTCGGGTCCATTCTCCGCGTGGCGGCCACGCGCTGCGAAAGGGAGTCTATCAGTCTCTTCGCCGGGAAGCAAAAAAAAATCCCGGAGCACGACATCGCGCTCCGGGATGTGGTGTCGTTGACGATGCCGGGCTATTCGGCCTCGGACTCTTCGGCTTCCTCGGCGGCAGCCTCGACGCCCTCTTCGGCCCCTTCGTCCTCTCCCTCTTCCTGCATGGCAGTGATGGACAGGACGGCGTAGTTTTCATCAAAGACCGGGGTGACGCCTTCGGGGAAGGTGACGTCCTCGATGTGGACGTGATCCATGATGTCCATGTCGGTGATGTCGATGACGATGGACTCGGGGATGTCCATGGGCTTGCAGATGACCTCAATGTGGTCGCGGTACTGCTCGAGCACACCGCCGAGCTTGACGCCCTTGGAGGAGCCGACGAGCTCGAAGTGGACGGCGACCTTGATTTCCTTGGTCAGGTCCACGCCGAAGAAGTCCACGTGTTCGGGCACGCCCTTGACCGGCTCGTTGCGCACGCGCCACAGCATGGCGGGCATGGTTTCGGTCTTGCCGCCGCGCTCCAGGACCAGTTCAAAGACCTGGGAGTTGCCGACGGCGGCGTAAGCCTTCTGCAGGGGGACCATCTCCACCTTGACCGGGATGTTGGCGCCCTTGGCGTCGTAGTAGATGCCGGGGACCATGCCGGTGGCACGGAGGCGGCGGTTGGGGCCTTTGCCCAACTCGGTCCGTTCCTGGACGTTCAGTTTCAGCAGTTCTGCCATGAGAGTTTCTCCTTGTTACGCCCTGGCCGTCCACCATGGACGGACGCTCGCGCTTTAAATGGTTGCGGCGGCCTCGAAGGCCCCCGTTTACGTTCCTTATACGAACAATACGGACACGGAGGATTCCGTGTGCACGTTGTTGATGGCTTTTGCCAGCAGGGAGGCCACGGAGCGGACCTTGAGCTTGCTGCACTGGTCCTGCTTTTCGCCCAGGGGGATGGTGTCGGTGACGACCACCTCGGAGAAGGCGGACTCTTCCAGCCGTTGGCAGGCCGGGCCGGACAGGACCGGGTGCGTGGCGCAGGCCATGACGTCTTTGGCCCCGTTCTCCATGATCACGTTGGCCGCCGCACACATGGTGCCCGCGGTGTCGATCATGTCGTCGAT
It encodes the following:
- a CDS encoding 50S ribosomal protein L25, whose translation is MAELLKLNVQERTELGKGPNRRLRATGMVPGIYYDAKGANIPVKVEMVPLQKAYAAVGNSQVFELVLERGGKTETMPAMLWRVRNEPVKGVPEHVDFFGVDLTKEIKVAVHFELVGSSKGVKLGGVLEQYRDHIEVICKPMDIPESIVIDITDMDIMDHVHIEDVTFPEGVTPVFDENYAVLSITAMQEEGEDEGAEEGVEAAAEEAEESEAE
- the pth gene encoding aminoacyl-tRNA hydrolase translates to MDFKGAIVGLGNPGPEYEDTRHNVGFMLVDHLLHLANDRKSMRLEKIEESGDYDLWRCKFAGAYRLLVKPLTYMNLSGKAVARVCGRHGIEPVDLVVVHDELDLPVGRMKFKRGGGDNGHNGLKSIQERLGTPDYNRLRLGIGRPEDPYKPITDWVLEPFDERAKAALPEIIGHAAKGLDIFFRRGIGFAQQHVNAFSLREEESE